In one window of Camelus bactrianus isolate YW-2024 breed Bactrian camel chromosome 13, ASM4877302v1, whole genome shotgun sequence DNA:
- the GPN2 gene encoding GPN-loop GTPase 2 isoform X2: MAGAAPATAFGQAVIGPPGSGKTTYCLGMSEFLRALGRRVAVVNLDPANEGLPYECAVDVGELVGLGDVMDALQLGPNGGLLYCMEYLEANLDWLRAKLDPLRGHYFLFDCPGQVELCTHHGALRSIFSQMAQWDLRLTAVHLVDSHYCTDPAKFISVLCTSLATMLHVELPHVNLLSKMDLIEHYGKLAFNLDYYTEVLDLSYLLDHLASDPFFRHYRQLNEKLVQLIEDYSLVSFIPLNIQDKESIQRVLQAVDKANGYCFGVQEQRSLEAMMSAAMGADFHFSSTLGLQEKYLAPSEQSVEQEAMQL, encoded by the exons ATGGCGGGGGCCGCTCCGGCCACAGCCTTTGGGCAGGCGGTGATTGGCCCtccgggctcggggaagaccacgTACTGCCTGGGCATGAGTGAGTTCCTGCGCGCGCTAGGCCGGCGCGTGGCGGTGGTGAACCTGGACCCGGCCAACGAGGGGCTGCCGTACGAGTGCGCCGTGGACGTGGGCGAGCTGGTGGGGCTGGGCGACGTGATGGACGCGCTGCAGCTGGGGCCCAACGGCGGCCTGCTCTACTGCATGGAATACCTGGAGGCCAACCTGGACTGGCTGCGTGCCAAGCTCGACCCCCTCCGCGGTCACTACTTCCTCTTCGACTGCCCTGGCCAAGTGGAGCTCTGCACGCACCACGGAGCCCTGCGCAGCATCTTCTCCCAAATGGCGCAGTGGGACCTTAGG ctGACTGCTGTCCATCTGGTGGACTCTCACTACTGCACAGACCCTGCCAAGTTCATTTCTGTACTGTGTACCTCCCTGGCCACTATGCTGCATGTGGAGCTGCCCCATGTCAACCTCCTCTCCAAGATGGACCTCATTGAGCATTATGGGAAGCTGG CCTTCAACCTGGACTACTATACAGAGGTCCTGGACCTCTCCTACCTGCTTGACCACCTGGCTTCTGATCCTTTTTTCCGCCACTACCGTCAGCTCAATGAGAAACTGGTGCAGCTCATCGAAGACTACAGCCTGGTCTCCTTCATCCCTCTCAACATCCAG GACAAGGAGAGTATCCAGCGGGTCCTGCAGGCTGTGGATAAAGCCAATGGCTACTGCTTTGGGGTCCAGGAGCAACGGAGCCTGGAGGCCATGATGTCTGCTGCAATGGGAGCTGACTTCCATTTCTCCTC CACCCTGGGCCTCCAGGAGAAGTACCTGGCACCCTCTGAGCAGTCAGTGGAGCAGGAGGCCATGCAGCTATAG
- the GPN2 gene encoding GPN-loop GTPase 2 isoform X1, giving the protein MAGAAPATAFGQAVIGPPGSGKTTYCLGMSEFLRALGRRVAVVNLDPANEGLPYECAVDVGELVGLGDVMDALQLGPNGGLLYCMEYLEANLDWLRAKLDPLRGHYFLFDCPGQVELCTHHGALRSIFSQMAQWDLRVRLGFGRLILQMEELRRGGRCHAPMSHSKLTAVHLVDSHYCTDPAKFISVLCTSLATMLHVELPHVNLLSKMDLIEHYGKLAFNLDYYTEVLDLSYLLDHLASDPFFRHYRQLNEKLVQLIEDYSLVSFIPLNIQDKESIQRVLQAVDKANGYCFGVQEQRSLEAMMSAAMGADFHFSSTLGLQEKYLAPSEQSVEQEAMQL; this is encoded by the exons ATGGCGGGGGCCGCTCCGGCCACAGCCTTTGGGCAGGCGGTGATTGGCCCtccgggctcggggaagaccacgTACTGCCTGGGCATGAGTGAGTTCCTGCGCGCGCTAGGCCGGCGCGTGGCGGTGGTGAACCTGGACCCGGCCAACGAGGGGCTGCCGTACGAGTGCGCCGTGGACGTGGGCGAGCTGGTGGGGCTGGGCGACGTGATGGACGCGCTGCAGCTGGGGCCCAACGGCGGCCTGCTCTACTGCATGGAATACCTGGAGGCCAACCTGGACTGGCTGCGTGCCAAGCTCGACCCCCTCCGCGGTCACTACTTCCTCTTCGACTGCCCTGGCCAAGTGGAGCTCTGCACGCACCACGGAGCCCTGCGCAGCATCTTCTCCCAAATGGCGCAGTGGGACCTTAGGGTGCGTCTGGGGTTCGGCAGGCTAATTTTGCAGATGGAGGAACTGAGACGGGGGGGCAGATGCCATGCGCCCATGTCCCACAGCAAG ctGACTGCTGTCCATCTGGTGGACTCTCACTACTGCACAGACCCTGCCAAGTTCATTTCTGTACTGTGTACCTCCCTGGCCACTATGCTGCATGTGGAGCTGCCCCATGTCAACCTCCTCTCCAAGATGGACCTCATTGAGCATTATGGGAAGCTGG CCTTCAACCTGGACTACTATACAGAGGTCCTGGACCTCTCCTACCTGCTTGACCACCTGGCTTCTGATCCTTTTTTCCGCCACTACCGTCAGCTCAATGAGAAACTGGTGCAGCTCATCGAAGACTACAGCCTGGTCTCCTTCATCCCTCTCAACATCCAG GACAAGGAGAGTATCCAGCGGGTCCTGCAGGCTGTGGATAAAGCCAATGGCTACTGCTTTGGGGTCCAGGAGCAACGGAGCCTGGAGGCCATGATGTCTGCTGCAATGGGAGCTGACTTCCATTTCTCCTC CACCCTGGGCCTCCAGGAGAAGTACCTGGCACCCTCTGAGCAGTCAGTGGAGCAGGAGGCCATGCAGCTATAG
- the GPATCH3 gene encoding G patch domain-containing protein 3 has translation MAVSSEAEEEAAVYLIVCGIPSELRSAQLRSYFSQFREQRGCGFLCFHYRHRPERAPSQVTPDSTLTPISQGLNQNDARALSTQDSASAQTRTCCCVISVRGAAQAQRFLRMYSGRRWLDSQGTWLPGRCFIRRLRLPTEASGLGSFPFKTRKELQSRKAKSEAFTLADLRQLPELNPPVLMPSGNVGTPLQVFLELIRACRLPPRIITQLQLQFPKTGSSRRYGNVPFKYEDSETVEQEEFVYTAEGEEIPQGTCLADIPANPCGEPEEEGEEEEESHSDDDDDRGEEWERHEALHEDVTGQERTTERLFEEEIELKWEKGGSGLVFYTDAQFWQEEEGDFDEQTADDWDVDMTVYYDTDGGDKDARDSVQMRLERRLRDGQEAGSVTGCQVGTFERHTKGIGRKVMERQGWAEGQGLGSQCSGVPEALDSDGQHPRCKRGLGYHGEKLQPFGQLKRPRGTGLGLISTIYDELLPQDQGESLLRRQPPTSMKFRADMAFVRGSSCALDSPSEPE, from the exons ATGGCGGTGTCCAGCGAGGCGGAGGAGGAGGCGGCAGTTTACTTAATAGTGTGCGGTATACCCTCGGAGTTGCGCTCAGCCCAGTTACGGAGCTACTTTAGCCAGTTCCGGGAACAGCGCGGCTGTGGCTTCCTCTGTTTCCACTACCGGCATCGGCCTGAGCGGGCCCCCTCCCAGGTTACTCCCGACTCTACCCTAACTCCTATTAGCCAGGGTCTCAATCAAAACGATGCCCGCGCTCTCTCCACTCAGGATTCTGCTTCCGCCCAGACTCGCACCTGCTGCTGCGTCATCTCGGTACGGGGGGCAGCTCAAGCCCAGAGGTTTCTCCGCATGTACTCGGGCCGCCGGTGGCTGGATTCTCAAGGGACTTGGTTACCTGGTCGTTGTTTCATCCGCAGACTTCGGCTACCTACTGAGGCATCAG GTTTGGGATCCTTTCCCTTCAAGACCCGGAAGGAACTGCAGAGTCGGAAGGCTAAGAGTGAAGCTTTCACACTGGCCGATCTGAGGCAACTGCCAGAGCTGAACCCACCAGTGCTGATGCCCAGTGGGAACGTGGGGACTCCCTTGCAGGTCTTTTTGGAGTTGATCCGGGCCTGCCGCCTACCCCCTCGGATCATCACCCAGCTGCAGCTCCAGTTCCCCAAGACAGGTTCCTCCCGGCGCTATGGCAATGTGCCCTTCAAGTATGAGGACTCAGAGACTGTGGAGCAGGAAGAGTTTGTGTACACGGCAGAGGGTGAGGAAATACCCCAGGGAACCTGCCTGGCAGACATACCAGCCAACCCCTGTGGAGAGCCagaagaagaaggggaagaggaagaagagtcaCACTCAGATGAC GATGATGACCGGGGTGAGGAGTGGGAGCGGCATGAAGCACTGCACGAGGACGTGACTGGGCAGGAGCGGACCACTGAGCGGCTCTTTGAGGAGGAGATTGAGCTCAAGTGGGAGAAGGGCGGCTCTGGCCTGGTGTTCTACACCGACGCCCAGTtctggcaggaggaagaaggag ACTTTGATGAACAGACAGCTGATGACTGGGATGTGGACATGACTGTGTACTACGATACAG ATGGTGGAGACAAGGATGCCCGAGACTCTGTCCAGATGCGTCTGGAACGGAGACTCCGTGATGGCCAGGAGGCTGGCTCTGTGACTGGATGCCAGGTGGGCACCTTTGAGCGCCATACCAAG GGCATTGGACGAAAGGTGATGGAACGAcagggctgggctgagggccAGGGCCTGGGCAGCCAGTGCTCAGGGGTACCTGAGGCCCTGGATAGTGACGGCCAACACCCCAGATGCAAGCGTGGATTGGG ATACCATGGAGAGAAGCTACAGCCATTTGGGCAACTGAAGAGGCCCCGTGGAACTGGCCTGGGGCTCATCTCCACTATCTACGATGAACTCCTACCCCAGGACCAGGGGGAGTCACTGCTCCGCCGCCAGCCACCGACCAGCATGAAGTTTCGAGCAGACATGGCCTTTGTGAGGGGTTCCAGCTGTGCCTTGGACAGCCCCTCAGAACCTGAGTGA
- the SFN gene encoding 14-3-3 protein sigma has product MERASLIQKAKLAEQAERYEDMAAFMKSAVEKGEELSCEERNLLSVAYKNVVGGQRAAWRVLSSIEQKGNEEGSEEKGPEVREYREKVETELRGVCDTVLGLLDSHLIKEAGDAESRVFYLKMKGDYYRYLAEVATGDDKKRIIDSARSAYQEAMDISKKEMPPTNPIRLGLALNFSVFHYEIANSPEEAISLAKTTFDEAMADLHTLSEDSYKDSTLIMQLLRDNLTLWTADNAGEEGGEAPEEPQS; this is encoded by the coding sequence ATGGAGAGAGCCAGTCTGATCCAGAAGGCCAAGTTGGCAGAGCAGGCTGAACGCTATGAGGACATGGCAGCCTTCATGAAGAGCGCCGTGGAAAAGGGTGAGGAGCTATCCTGTGAAGAGCGCAACCTGCTCTCAGTGGCCTACAAGAATGTGGTGGGTGGCCAGCGGGCTGCGTGGAGGGTTCTGTCCAGCATTGAGCAGAAGGGCAATGAGGAGGGCTCGGAAGAGAAGGGCCCGGAGGTGCGAGAGTACCGGGAGAAGGTGGAGACTGAGCTTCGGGGCGTGTGCGACACGGTGCTGGGCTTGCTGGACTCCCACCTCATCAAGGAGGCCGGTGACGCTGAAAGTCGTGTCTTCTACCTGAAAATGAAGGGCGATTACTACCGCTACCTGGCAGAGGTGGCCACCGGTGACGACAAGAAGCGCATCATCGACTCGGCCCGGTCGGCCTACCAGGAGGCCATGGACATCAGCAAGAAGGAGATGCCGCCCACCAACCCCATCCGCCTGGGCCTGGCCCTGAACTTTTCTGTCTTCCACTATGAGATCGCCAACAGCCCAGAGGAGGCCATCTCGCTGGCTAAGACCACCTTCGACGAGGCCATGGCTGACCTGCACACCCTAAGCGAGGACTCCTACAAAGACAGCACCCTCATCATGCAGCTGCTGCGGGACAACCTGACGCTGTGGACGGCCGACAACGCCGGGGAAGAGGGGGGCGAGGCTCCCGAGGAGCCCCAGAGCTGA